GACGACCGCTTCTACGCCGGTGGCGTCGGAGACCAGATTGACGGCCGACGCGATTTCTTCAATCGTCGACCCGCGGGCAAAGTTGAACGCCTCGGTGCCGTTGGCGCCGCCGATCTCTAGGACCAGGTTGTCGGCGACCGCGCCAAAACCATAATTCAGTTCCGCCCGGGTCGCTTGCTTCACCACATTGACGGCGACGCCGATCGCGTCCAACGTGCCAAAGTTGGCCTGGTCGATGCGGAGCCCCTCAATCGCCGAGCTATTAACGTTCTGCGTAATGAAATCGAGGTTCCCGTCCAAGAGACGCTTCCCTTGGAACGAGGTGACCTGCGCGATCCGATCGATCGCTTCGAGGGAGGAGTCGACCTGCAATTGGTTCGCGGCAATCTGGTCGTCGCTCAGGGCGCCGGTATTGGCCGCTTCCGAGATCAAACCGCGAATATCATTCAGCAGCGAACTGACCTGCCCCAGCGCGCTATCGGCAGTCGCAATCAGTTGATTGGCCCGCTCGCTGTTGGTGATCGCCTTTTCGACGCTGGTAATATCGCTGCGCAGCGATTCGCTGGCGATCAAACCGGCCGGATCATCTTTACCGCTGTTGATGCGAAGACCGGTGCTGAGCCGCGTCAGCGTGACGTTCAGGTCAGCGTTAGAGCGACCCAAGTTCTTCTGAGCGACAAGCGAACTGACGTTGGTGTTAATGCGAGTCATAGCTGAGCACTTCCCGATCTAACAGAGGCTGTTATGAAGCCAGCACCGTCATCGCACGTATTTATGGGGGAATGGCGCGATCAGGCCGCATTGTTTCGTTCTTCCGAACATTCCGATTAATAGGAAAATTCGACAAACTCCACCTAATCGGATTAGTCAATTACGTGCTGGCGCCCTGGGAATTGAGCTTTTCCTGGAAAGAAAACTGCAGTTTCCTAGCAGGGATTACCGCTGCCTTTGGCGGTGCGAGGCCGCAATTTGCCGAGTGAAGTCACAGCTAGCCAGAGAGAGCGCCCTCGCGTTGCGCACACCTGCAGCACGGTAAACCGCAAGACGCAGCACGGCAGATAACGGCTGAACGGGAAGACGACAGACCGCGCTCCACCGCTGCAGCTACCACTTCCAATCGCGGAGGTTGCTAGCATTGACCACCCGCTCCGCGGGCCAACGACCTTCGTATAGATCGATGATGTTCCGTGCCGCCAGATTCGACATATCGACGATCGACTGCTGGTCGAGCCCCGCCATGTGCGGGCTGAAATAGATGTTCTCGATAGCAAACAGCGGATGACCTTCGCCAGCCGGCTCTTGCTGTAGCACATCGAGGGCGGCGCCGCGCAATTTGCCCCCCTTCATCGCGGCCGCCAGGTCCGGTTCGTCAATCAGGCCGCCCCGGGCCGTGTTAATCAGGAGGGCGTCGTCCTTCATCTGGGCCAGCGTCTGGGCGTTGATCATCCGCTCGGTCTGGGGCGTGCAGGCGGTATGCAGACTAACGACGTCGCTCTGCTTCCAGATCTCTTCCAACGGAACCAGTTCAACGCCGCTGGGCAATTCACTCGGCGTCGAGCGATTGTAGGCGATCACCCGCATTCCCAAGGCGACCGCCATACGAGCCGTTTCTGTGCCAATCATTCCCAATCCAACCACGCCCAGCGTTTTGCCCGCCAGTCGTGGACCGGGGGTGCGGTTCCAGAGCCCGGCCCGTACCTCTTCGTTGCGCTTCACCACATCGCGATAGAGAGCGAAGATCATCCCGATCGCATGTTCGGCGGCCGCCTGGTATCCAGCGCCGGTCGTGCGGCAGACGGCGATGTCATTTTCGGTCGCGGCGGCGACGTCAATCGAGTCGTACCCGACGCCGATTCGGGAAATCACCCGAGTTTTGATTCGCCGCAGAACGCTGGGCGTATAGGCTTCCGTACTGCAGACGACCGCGTCCATTCCGCGTAAGGCTTCCACCAGTTGATCCGCCTTGTTGAGCGACTTCGTGCGATCGGCAAAGTGGACGTCAAAACCAGACTGCCGCAGGATTTCGTAGTAGGGCCAATCGGTGGTGTGGAACAGATGGGCGGTAACGAGAACGGTCGGCATGCCGGGCAGACTTGCGGAAGGAGAAAAATTTGGCAAAACCGAGGTTCTAACGTGAAAACGGGCCCCAATCAATCCGCGGCGCCAGCTTTCCCGATTCGGCCCGATCTCTTAAAATCGGTGGATTACTTAGCAACCACATTCGACGCGAGGGCGGCGTGAATTCAGCGGCCAACATTCATATTATCGGCATCGGCGACGATGGTTTTGACGGACTCACCGCCCAGGCGACGCAGCGAATTGGCGCCGCCGAGCTGATCATCGGCAGCCCGCAAGTGCTGGCCTATGTCGACTCGGTCAAAGCCGAGAAGCTGGCGGTCGGCGCCGACCTGAACTCAATCGTCGACCGCGTCAAAGCGGCCGCCAGTAAGAACATCGTCCTCCTGACCAGCGGCGATCCCCTCTTCTACGGCGTCGCCCGCTATCTTTGCGACGTGATCGGTAAAGAACATTTTGAAGTGCTGCCGCATGTCAGCAGCATGCAGTTGGCCTTCGCCCGCGTCAAAGAAAGCTGGGACGAAGCCTACCTGGCCAACTTGGCGACCCAATCGCTGGAGCGGGTCGTGCAAAATGCGCGGTTGGCCGAAAAGGTCGGCCTGTTCACGACCGACGAAGTCTCCCCGGCCGAAGTCGCCCAGGCGCTGCTCGTCCAAAAGCTCGACTACTTCACCGCTTATGTTTGCGAGAACCTTGGTTCGCCCAACGAACGGGTCACGCAGGGGGAACTGGCCGAGATCGCCGAACAATCGTTTGGCCCGCTCAATGTCATGATCCTGATCCGCAAGCCAGGCGTCCCCGATCGTCCGATCGCGCTGGTCGGCAAACGGCTGTTTGGCAACCCGGACGAAGTCTTCTTGCAGTCGAAGCCAAAGCGGGGCCTGCTCACCTCGGCCGAAACCCGCTCGATCGCCCTCTCGCAAATGGACCTGGGTCCCAACAGCGTCGTTTGGGATGTCGGCGCCGGTAGCGGCTCGGTTTCGATCGAAGCGGCGATGATCGCTTCGGAGGGAATGGTCTTCGCCATCGAAATGGATCCCGAGGACCATGGCGTGATCAAAACCAACGCCGACTCGTTTGGCGTCACCAACCTGACGCCGATTCTGGGCAAAGCGCCCGAAGCCTGGGAAGACCTGCCCGACCCTGACACCGTCTTCATTGGCGGCGCCGGTCGCCAGGTGCATGGCATCGCCGAAGCGGCCTTTGCGCGACTCAAGCCGGGCGGCCGAATCGTGATCAACATCGGCAGCATCGAGAACCTGCACGAAGTGCATGAGTTGCTGCAGAACATGGCCGGCGAAGCCCGAGCGACGATGATCAACATCGCCCACAGCACCTATCAGCTAGAACGGCATCGGTTCGAGTCGCTCAACCCGACCTTCCTGATCACCGCCATCAAACCGGTCAAGTCGTAAGCTGACGACCGACCAACTTCGCGCACCTAGAATCCGCCAACCAGGAGCCGCAGCCGCGTGAGCATTTTGGACAACTATCCTCAGTTGGACGTGATCGCCGTCGGCGCTCACCCGGACGATGTCGAAATCGCTTGCGGCGGAACGCTCGCCAAGCTGTCGCACCAAGGTTACAAGGTCGGCATCATCGACCTAACCGACGGCGAACCGACGCCCCGGTCGCCGGGACCGGAAGTCCGCATGGCCGAAGCGAAAGCGGCGGCCGAAACGCTGGGCGTTCATACGCGGGTGACGCTCGACCTGCCGAATCGACGCCTATTTGACAACTTTGAGTCGCGGGTTGCCCTGGCGAAAGAGTTCCGCAAGTTTCGTCCCAAGCTAGTGATCGGATTCGGCGGTAAGACGCCGCTCGCTTCGCCCGACCATTGGCAGGCGATGCAAATCACTGACGCGGCGATCTTTTATTCGCGGCTAACCAAATGGGACGAGCACTTCGACGGCTTGCCGGTTCACACGATTCCCAAGCACATCTACTTCCGCCTGGTCTTCGAGCCAATGGAACATCCCGAGGCGCCCGGCTCCTTCGTGGTCGACATCGGCGATACGCTCGAAACGAAGATCAGCAGCGTCCGCTGTTACGAAACGCAGTTCCCGCCGGAGAAGGATTACGTCTTCGACCGCGTCCGGGGCGCGGCGTCGCACATTGGTACGCTCGCCGGATTCCAACATGGCGAACTCTTCCACACCACGCGGGCCATCGGCACAACCGATGCGATGAAGTTCTTGTTTCCGGAGTAGAGACGCATGTCGGTTGAATTTTGCTCTGGCGATATCTTTGCAACTCCGGAGGATGTCGCACTCGCGCATGGTTGCAACTGCGCTGGCGCGATGGGGAAGGGAATCGCCGTGGAGTTCAAACGACGCTGGCCGGCGATGTACAAGCTCTACAAGGCTCGCTGCCAGGACGAGACTTTTGGTTTAGGGGACGTTTTTCCCTGGCCAGATCCCGCCTCTCCCCGAATCATCTACAACCTGGGAACGCAGCGGTCTTGGCGCACAAAAGCGACGCTCGCGGCGGTCGAGGCCGCGATCACGAACCTGCTTGCCGCCGCCGCAGAACATCAATCCACCCAAATCGCGTTGCCGCTGATCGGCGTTGGACTGGGAGGCCTTCCCGCCGCAGAGGTCAAACTGCTTCTGCAACGGGCCGCCAATGACTCGCCGATCCAGTTGATCGTTTGTGAAACCTTTGAGTCAGGCAAAACGCCGACCTGTCTTTAGACAGGTCGCTATCGCTTGGCGACTTCCACATCCGACGCAAACACGCAACGCTCCGGCTTTCCGCCGGCGACCGAATAGAGACGCCCTTTGGCGGCGACTTGATCGCCGACGCCGCAGTATTTCAATTCGGTCGTCTGCAAGTGAGCGGTCGCTTCGTCCGCCAGCAGGAAGGTCAACTTCCGCAGTTCGCCGGTCGCCGTCTGCACGACCAGCGTCTTGCCATGCAGACTTTTCACAACGCCAATGACGTTAACGCGATGTCCTGGCTCAGCGGCCGGAGGAGCAAAGTCGCCGGCGTTGCTTAGCACGTCAACCGCGTCGACCGGGGCGACGCCATGACCTTGCGGGTCGATTTCGCCGAGAAACCGGACCAGCATGCCCGGCTTCAGCAAACGGGCCGGCACATCGCCGGTGACCTCAATGTGAGAAACGCCCGCCGGATGAGTGATGATCATCGCCGGTTTGCCATCGGCCTGCAGAACCATCAGGCTGTCGGGCTTTACCTGCAGTACACGTCCTGCGACCGACGTCTCGGGCAGCGCGTCGATGCTCAGCTTGTTCTTTTCGACCGGAACGGTAATCGACTTGTTGGTGCCGCCACACGCCCCCATTCGCCACAGATTTTGGTAACGCGCTTCCAGCGCCGCCGAACGAAAATAAGTGGGCCAGTGCAGCGTCCCGTCGGACGAGACCGGCGGCAGGTCATCGACCGGCTTGGCGTAGGGATCGTACCGCCCCAATTGGGCGAACAAATTGGAAGCGAAACAGCAAACGCCAACGGCGACAACCAGCGACGCCATAAGTGAACGAAACATGATGGGGTGTGCCTTGGGGGTTGGTGGCAAGATTGGGGTGCGAGGGAAGGGGCTCTTGATTTAGTAAACACCGGCGGCGATGTTCCGTAAATAAACGTGAATGTCTTTTAATGTTGGGGAAAAACGGAGCGAATCCGCCTGCGGCATTTTCTTGATCACCTAACAGTCCGTTGATTTTCTCGACAGACTGCGTGATCGCAGGGATGCGATCCCAAAATAACGACATAGGTCGTTATTTTGCGAGCCGCGAAGAGCTATGCTCTGAGCCTGGCGAGGTTGAAAAATGCCACGATGGCATTTTTCAACAGGCAGCTAAGCCACAGCGATAGAGAGCGATATATTTCCCCTCCGCCCCTTCTTCAGGTACATTAAATCTCAACCCGCCAATCCCTCTTCCCGTATGGATATCACGAATGATCATGCCAACTCGACGACTACTGGGCGCTTTGTGTGCGTTGGCTTTGCTGGCCGCTCCGCTTGCGGCGGGCGAACTGCAGATGAAGCTTCGTTTTCAACAGGAAACCGAGCCGCAGAGTGGGCAATATCACCGGCTAACCCGCGACGAAGCCTGGCAGCCGGAGAAGACGGCGATCATCGTGTGCGATATGTGGGACCTGCACCACTGCCAGAACGCGGTGCTGCGGGGCCAAGAGTTTGCGCCGCGGCTGAATGACTTGCTGAAGCAGGCCCGCGACGCGGGGGCGACGATCATTCATGCCCCCAGTGGCTGCATGCAAAAGTACGCCGATCATCCGGCTCGCAAGCGGGCCGAGCAAACGCCCAAGGCGGCCGACATTCCGGCCGACATCAACGCATGGTGCCACAAGATTCCGGCCGAAGAGAACGGAACCTATCCGGTCGATCAGTCGGACGGGGGCAACGACGATGAACCGCAGCAACATGCAAAGTGGGCCGCCGAGCTAACGGCGCAAGGCCTCGACGCGCACATTCCTTGGTCGAAGCAGACCGACCTGCTGACGATTGACGCCGAGCGCGACTACATCAGCGATAAGGGGGACGAAGTCTGGAGCATCCTCGCCCAAAGAGAAATCGACAACGTCATCCTGACCGGCGTCCACACCAACATGTGCGTCCTGGGGCGTCCCTTCGGGCTGCGGCAACTGTCCAAGAACGGCAAGAACGTCGTCCTGATGCGCGACCTGACCGACACGATGTACAACCCGGCCGCGTGGCCCTTCGTCAACCACTTTACCGGCACCGACCTGATCGTCTCGCACATCGAGAAGTTCGTCTGCCCGACGGTGACCAGCGACCAGATTTTGGGAGGCGAGCAGTTCGCGTTCGCCGAAGACAAACGCCCGCATGTCGTCATGGTGATGGCCGAAACCGAATACGAAACCGCCCAGACCTTGCCGAAGTTTGGCGGCGACTTTCTCGGCCGTGATTTCCGCGTGACCTACGTCTACGGTAGCGCAACCGACCCGAACAGCCTTCCTGGCCTGGAGAAGGCCCTGGCGACGGCCGATGTGCTTTTGATCAGCGTCCGGCGTCGCGCTCTGCCGGCAGAGCAGTTGGAAGCGGTACGCAAGTATGTCGCGGCCGGCAAACCGATGGTCGGCATTCGCACGGCGAGCCACGCCTTTGGCCTGCGGGGGAAAGAGCCGCCGGAAGGGACCGAGACGTGGGAAGAGTTTGACGCCGAAGTCTGGGGAGGATCCTATAGCAATCACTACCCCAACGGCATCAAGTCGATGGTCGAAACGGTCGAAGCCAACGCTGCACATCCAATCTTGCGGAGCGTCACGCGTGAGCCGTTTCCGCAAGGTGGATCGCTTTACCAGACCGCCCCGTTGGCTGACGGCACGACGATGTTGCTGGCCGGCAAGATCGAAGGCAAACCGGCCGAGCCGCTCGCCTGGACGTTCCGCCGCGCCGACGGAGGCTGGTCGTTCTATACGTCGCTGGGGCACAAAGACGACTTCACCAACAAGTCGTTTCAGCGACTGCTGCTCAACAGCATCTACTGGGCGGCCGGCCTGGAGGTCCCCAATCACTTCGATCTCAGCAAACCGGCGCCGCCGCAACGGAAAGGTTAGCAGGCACTTCCCTTCTATGCGACTTGTCCCCTGCTCTTTCGCCAAGCATGGCCCCGCCATCCAGGCGATCTTCAATCATGAGATCGCCCACTCGGCCTCGTTGTACGAGGAAGAGCCGCGCTCGCTCGCAACGATCGAAGCTTGGTTCGCCGCCAAAGCGGCCGGCGACTGGCCGGTGATCGGCGCCGAGGATGACCAGAGCCGCTTGATGGGCTTTACCACCATGGGCCCGTTTCGCCCCCATCCAGGCTACCGCTTCACTGCCGAGCATTCGATCTACATCGAGACTGGATCTCGCGGGCAAGGCTTGGGGGGCGTTCTGCTGCAAGAGATCATCGCCCAGGCGATTACCCGCAAGCTGCACTCGCTGATCGGTGTGATCGACCAGGCGAATCAAGCGAGCGTCGCCCTGCACCAGAAACATGGCTTTGTCCTTTCCGGCGTCTTGCGGGAAGCTGGCAACAAGTTCGACCGCTGGCTCGACGCCGGCTTCTATCAGTTGATACTGCCGACGTCCGCAGCACCCAGCGAAGAGGCGCGTCCACACTAACCCGAGTGTGCAAGCCGAGGGAATGTGGTCGCGGTCTTAGAACCAGGTGCGCACTGGCGATTCGTGGTCCACCTAGCGGCCCCGACGCAGAGTTGCTCAATTCTTCCCTTATGCCCAGCGAACCGTTAAGTTTTCCGCCGCTTAGCTAGGTTTGGCATTCCGATTGCGTTATCCTGAAAGAAGCCGATTTGGCCTGATTTCGCCCAAAAAATGGGCAATAAGCGCACGTTCAAGGAAGTCCGATGATCACAACGGTGCAGCAGCACATTCTGCAAGAGCAACGACGTTTCCCCCATGCCTCCGGCGAATTCTCCTGGCTTCTCTCGGCAATCACGCTGGCGACCAAAATGATCGGCAACAAGGTTCGATCGGCCGGTCTGACCGACATCCTTGGCGCCGCCGGCGAAACCAACGTGCAAGGCGAAATACAGCAGAAGCTGGACGTTTACGCCAACGAAGTGCTGCTCCATTGCCTCAGCACGCGGGCCAGCGTCGGCGTGCTGGCTTCGGAAGAAAACGAACACCCGAAGATCGTCGGACACGCATCCGATCAGGCGAACTACGCGGTCGTGTTCGACCCGCTCGACGGTTCTTCCAACATTGACGTCAACGTCAGCGTCGGCACGACCTTCTCGATCATGCGGCGTCCCGAAGGCGCCAGTTGCGAAGAGCCCGAAAAGTGGTTGCTGCAGCCCGGTACCAAACAAGTCGCCGCCGGTTACGTCGTTTATGGCTCGTCGACGATGCTGGTCTACAGCGTCGGCCTGGGCGTCCATGGCTTTACGCTCGACCCGTCAATCGGGGCCTTCGTGCTGAGCCATCCCAACATCAAAATGCCCAAGCAGGGCAAGTACTATTCGGTCAACGAAGCGTACGCCGCCTCTTTCCCGGCGGGCTACGCCGAGTACCTGCAGATGCTGCGGGACGGCCAATTGAACCACGCCTACAGTTCCCGCTATATCGGCTCGATGGTCTCCGACTTCCATCGCACGATGCTCAAAGGGGGCATCTTCCTCTACCCGCTGACCGCCGACAATCCGGAAGGCAAACTCCGCGTCCTGTACGAGGCGTTCCCGATCGCATTCCTCTGCGAACAAGCGGGCGGCAGAGCGTCGGACGGCGCCAATCGTCTATTGGACATGGAACCGACCAGCATTCACCAGCGCACGCCGATGGTGGTCGGCAGCGAGGTCGAGATGGAACTGTTTGAGAAGATGGTCGCCAGTGGCGAGATCGCTTCTTTGGCTTAAAGAGTGATCAGGCGGTCGACTAACTGCCTGTTGAAAAATGCCATCGTGGCATTTTCCAACCTCGCCAGGCTCAGAGCATAGCTCTTCGCGGCTCGCAAAATAACGACTTACGTCGCTATTTTGGGATCGCATCCCTGCGATCCAGCAGCCCGTTGAGAAAATCAACGGACTGCTACGTGGCAAAACGTGTGGATTGGCGTTGGTCATCCCCCAAAGTCTCCAGCTTCCCCCAGGGGCGATTCGGTCGCATTGTGCCGGTTCTAGCGGATTTTCGTTAAAACCAGGCCGACCCGATTGCCGAAACAAAGAGCAGCGGAACCGTCGTCGAGCGTCGGCCGCGCTACGGTTTCGT
The genomic region above belongs to Blastopirellula retiformator and contains:
- a CDS encoding phosphoglycerate dehydrogenase; its protein translation is MPTVLVTAHLFHTTDWPYYEILRQSGFDVHFADRTKSLNKADQLVEALRGMDAVVCSTEAYTPSVLRRIKTRVISRIGVGYDSIDVAAATENDIAVCRTTGAGYQAAAEHAIGMIFALYRDVVKRNEEVRAGLWNRTPGPRLAGKTLGVVGLGMIGTETARMAVALGMRVIAYNRSTPSELPSGVELVPLEEIWKQSDVVSLHTACTPQTERMINAQTLAQMKDDALLINTARGGLIDEPDLAAAMKGGKLRGAALDVLQQEPAGEGHPLFAIENIYFSPHMAGLDQQSIVDMSNLAARNIIDLYEGRWPAERVVNASNLRDWKW
- the cbiE gene encoding precorrin-6y C5,15-methyltransferase (decarboxylating) subunit CbiE: MNSAANIHIIGIGDDGFDGLTAQATQRIGAAELIIGSPQVLAYVDSVKAEKLAVGADLNSIVDRVKAAASKNIVLLTSGDPLFYGVARYLCDVIGKEHFEVLPHVSSMQLAFARVKESWDEAYLANLATQSLERVVQNARLAEKVGLFTTDEVSPAEVAQALLVQKLDYFTAYVCENLGSPNERVTQGELAEIAEQSFGPLNVMILIRKPGVPDRPIALVGKRLFGNPDEVFLQSKPKRGLLTSAETRSIALSQMDLGPNSVVWDVGAGSGSVSIEAAMIASEGMVFAIEMDPEDHGVIKTNADSFGVTNLTPILGKAPEAWEDLPDPDTVFIGGAGRQVHGIAEAAFARLKPGGRIVINIGSIENLHEVHELLQNMAGEARATMINIAHSTYQLERHRFESLNPTFLITAIKPVKS
- a CDS encoding PIG-L family deacetylase, which produces MSILDNYPQLDVIAVGAHPDDVEIACGGTLAKLSHQGYKVGIIDLTDGEPTPRSPGPEVRMAEAKAAAETLGVHTRVTLDLPNRRLFDNFESRVALAKEFRKFRPKLVIGFGGKTPLASPDHWQAMQITDAAIFYSRLTKWDEHFDGLPVHTIPKHIYFRLVFEPMEHPEAPGSFVVDIGDTLETKISSVRCYETQFPPEKDYVFDRVRGAASHIGTLAGFQHGELFHTTRAIGTTDAMKFLFPE
- a CDS encoding macro domain-containing protein translates to MSVEFCSGDIFATPEDVALAHGCNCAGAMGKGIAVEFKRRWPAMYKLYKARCQDETFGLGDVFPWPDPASPRIIYNLGTQRSWRTKATLAAVEAAITNLLAAAAEHQSTQIALPLIGVGLGGLPAAEVKLLLQRAANDSPIQLIVCETFESGKTPTCL
- a CDS encoding ThuA domain-containing protein encodes the protein MPTRRLLGALCALALLAAPLAAGELQMKLRFQQETEPQSGQYHRLTRDEAWQPEKTAIIVCDMWDLHHCQNAVLRGQEFAPRLNDLLKQARDAGATIIHAPSGCMQKYADHPARKRAEQTPKAADIPADINAWCHKIPAEENGTYPVDQSDGGNDDEPQQHAKWAAELTAQGLDAHIPWSKQTDLLTIDAERDYISDKGDEVWSILAQREIDNVILTGVHTNMCVLGRPFGLRQLSKNGKNVVLMRDLTDTMYNPAAWPFVNHFTGTDLIVSHIEKFVCPTVTSDQILGGEQFAFAEDKRPHVVMVMAETEYETAQTLPKFGGDFLGRDFRVTYVYGSATDPNSLPGLEKALATADVLLISVRRRALPAEQLEAVRKYVAAGKPMVGIRTASHAFGLRGKEPPEGTETWEEFDAEVWGGSYSNHYPNGIKSMVETVEANAAHPILRSVTREPFPQGGSLYQTAPLADGTTMLLAGKIEGKPAEPLAWTFRRADGGWSFYTSLGHKDDFTNKSFQRLLLNSIYWAAGLEVPNHFDLSKPAPPQRKG
- a CDS encoding GNAT family N-acetyltransferase — its product is MRLVPCSFAKHGPAIQAIFNHEIAHSASLYEEEPRSLATIEAWFAAKAAGDWPVIGAEDDQSRLMGFTTMGPFRPHPGYRFTAEHSIYIETGSRGQGLGGVLLQEIIAQAITRKLHSLIGVIDQANQASVALHQKHGFVLSGVLREAGNKFDRWLDAGFYQLILPTSAAPSEEARPH
- the fbp gene encoding class 1 fructose-bisphosphatase, with protein sequence MITTVQQHILQEQRRFPHASGEFSWLLSAITLATKMIGNKVRSAGLTDILGAAGETNVQGEIQQKLDVYANEVLLHCLSTRASVGVLASEENEHPKIVGHASDQANYAVVFDPLDGSSNIDVNVSVGTTFSIMRRPEGASCEEPEKWLLQPGTKQVAAGYVVYGSSTMLVYSVGLGVHGFTLDPSIGAFVLSHPNIKMPKQGKYYSVNEAYAASFPAGYAEYLQMLRDGQLNHAYSSRYIGSMVSDFHRTMLKGGIFLYPLTADNPEGKLRVLYEAFPIAFLCEQAGGRASDGANRLLDMEPTSIHQRTPMVVGSEVEMELFEKMVASGEIASLA